A genomic segment from Yimella sp. cx-51 encodes:
- a CDS encoding carbohydrate kinase has product MQSPTLVVGEALIDIVRSTDGTSREHVGGSPLNVAIGLARLGHPAQLAAWLGDDERGAAIVDHLKRDGVELVEGSRGAQCTATAKALLDATGAASYEFDIDWQLPYELPQQDVGHLHTGSIAGVLQPGATGVRDAALAHRRVGTISFDPNCRPQLMGRPGDVRSDIEQLIGYADVVKASDEDIEWMYGGAVSVGEMARLWAQLGPSLVVVTRGPQGAIACLSNGSVEDLVRPVAGQKVSVVDTVGAGDSFMAGLISGLLDAGLLGDVSARARLESATWSQVMPALDRGIAASAVTVSRAGAQPPTRAELGLEG; this is encoded by the coding sequence ATGCAATCCCCCACCTTGGTCGTCGGTGAAGCGCTCATCGACATTGTCCGGTCGACAGATGGCACGTCCCGCGAACACGTGGGCGGCTCACCGCTCAATGTCGCGATCGGCCTGGCCCGCCTGGGTCACCCCGCCCAGCTGGCGGCGTGGCTGGGTGACGACGAACGCGGTGCGGCCATCGTCGACCACCTCAAGCGCGACGGCGTCGAACTGGTCGAGGGCAGCCGCGGCGCGCAATGCACCGCCACCGCGAAGGCACTGCTCGACGCAACCGGCGCGGCCTCGTACGAGTTCGACATCGACTGGCAACTGCCGTACGAACTCCCCCAGCAGGACGTCGGCCATCTGCACACCGGTTCGATCGCCGGGGTGTTGCAACCCGGCGCGACGGGGGTGCGCGATGCGGCCCTGGCACATCGCCGGGTCGGCACGATCTCCTTCGACCCCAACTGTCGTCCGCAGTTGATGGGGCGTCCGGGAGATGTGCGCTCAGACATCGAGCAGTTGATCGGTTATGCCGACGTGGTCAAGGCCAGCGACGAGGACATCGAGTGGATGTACGGCGGCGCAGTGTCGGTCGGCGAGATGGCCAGGCTGTGGGCACAGCTCGGCCCCTCGCTGGTGGTCGTCACGCGCGGGCCGCAGGGCGCCATCGCGTGCCTGTCCAACGGCTCGGTCGAAGATCTGGTCAGACCCGTTGCGGGACAAAAGGTTTCGGTGGTCGACACAGTCGGTGCCGGCGATTCGTTCATGGCTGGCTTAATCAGCGGCCTGCTGGACGCCGGCCTGCTGGGCGATGTCTCGGCCCGCGCTCGCCTGGAGTCGGCGACCTGGTCTCAGGTGATGCCGGCTCTCGACCGAGGCATCGCAGCGTCGGCAGTCACGGTGTCGCGCGCGGGTGCGCAGCCACCTACCCGCGCCGAACTGGGCCTCGAGGGCTGA
- a CDS encoding energy-coupling factor ABC transporter ATP-binding protein, with the protein MSTPVLDVRGLAFAYPDGHQALFGVNLHVHRGERVALLGPNGAGKTTLVLQLNGILPAGAGSVAVSGLPVDDKNLLEVRRRVGLVFQDPDDQLFMPTVAQDVAFGPRNLGLRGNELQERVTHALEQVGMAEFADRPPHHLSFGQRRRVAIATVLAMEPEILVMDEPSSNLDPASRREIAAIVESLDVTMLMVTHDLPYAAQLCERSVVLSGGVIVADGPTLDLLADNDLMQRYRLELPYGFDLSKVSPRGPVRRG; encoded by the coding sequence GTGAGCACGCCCGTGCTGGACGTCCGCGGTCTCGCCTTCGCCTATCCCGACGGTCACCAGGCGCTCTTCGGCGTCAACCTGCATGTGCACCGTGGGGAGCGGGTGGCGCTGCTCGGCCCCAACGGTGCGGGGAAGACCACACTCGTCCTGCAGCTGAACGGCATCCTGCCTGCGGGTGCTGGCTCGGTCGCCGTCTCCGGCCTGCCGGTGGACGACAAGAATCTGCTGGAGGTGCGCCGCCGGGTCGGCCTCGTCTTCCAGGATCCGGATGACCAACTGTTCATGCCGACGGTCGCCCAGGATGTCGCCTTCGGCCCGCGGAACCTTGGCCTGCGCGGAAACGAACTCCAGGAGCGAGTGACCCATGCGCTGGAGCAGGTGGGTATGGCCGAGTTCGCCGACCGGCCGCCCCATCACCTCTCCTTCGGACAACGGCGCCGGGTCGCGATCGCGACCGTGCTGGCGATGGAGCCGGAGATCCTGGTGATGGACGAGCCCAGCTCCAACCTCGACCCGGCCAGCCGTCGCGAGATTGCCGCGATCGTGGAGTCGCTGGACGTCACGATGCTCATGGTCACCCACGATCTGCCCTACGCGGCGCAGTTGTGTGAGAGGTCGGTCGTGCTGTCAGGCGGAGTGATCGTCGCCGATGGGCCCACGCTCGACCTGCTCGCCGACAACGACTTGATGCAGCGCTACCGGCTCGAACTGCCCTACGGCTTCGATCTGTCGAAGGTCAGCCCTCGAGGCCCAGTTCGGCGCGGGTAG
- the cbiQ gene encoding cobalt ECF transporter T component CbiQ — MSGSHGHSLHFHADSPVHALAPEIKLVALLLFVVSVVVTSTSQWWWFAMHAALLVTAVRLSRVPIAHLARRAWVEIPFIVFALVMPFVASGPRTQVLGVEVSEPGLHAAIALLIRGTLGVLASLLFAATTQAPDLVIGLDRLRLPRQLVQILGFTVRYLDVVTGQLRSMRMAREARGFQASSVRHWPVLASTAGALFIRSYERGERVHLAMLARGYGGRMPRSESAPVPPATWARALTIPATATVIAIVSHLS; from the coding sequence GTGAGCGGGTCCCACGGGCATTCGCTGCACTTCCACGCCGATTCGCCGGTGCACGCACTCGCGCCGGAGATCAAACTGGTCGCGCTCCTGCTCTTCGTGGTGTCGGTGGTCGTCACCAGCACCTCGCAGTGGTGGTGGTTCGCGATGCACGCCGCGTTGTTGGTCACTGCGGTGCGGCTCTCACGGGTGCCTATCGCCCACCTGGCGCGCCGAGCCTGGGTGGAGATCCCGTTCATCGTCTTCGCGCTCGTGATGCCCTTCGTCGCTTCTGGTCCGCGGACGCAGGTGCTCGGCGTCGAGGTCTCCGAGCCCGGCCTGCACGCCGCAATTGCCCTGCTCATCCGGGGCACCCTCGGTGTCCTCGCCTCGCTGCTGTTCGCTGCCACCACCCAGGCGCCCGACCTCGTGATCGGCCTCGACCGGCTGCGACTGCCGCGCCAGCTCGTGCAGATCCTCGGGTTCACCGTGCGCTACCTGGACGTCGTGACCGGGCAGCTTCGCAGCATGCGGATGGCGCGTGAGGCACGCGGCTTCCAGGCGTCCTCGGTGCGTCACTGGCCAGTGTTGGCCAGCACCGCCGGAGCGTTGTTCATCCGCTCTTACGAACGCGGCGAACGAGTGCATCTGGCGATGCTCGCCCGCGGGTACGGTGGCCGGATGCCGCGCAGCGAGAGTGCTCCCGTACCACCAGCCACCTGGGCACGTGCGCTGACGATTCCCGCAACCGCCACGGTGATCGCGATCGTGAGCCACCTGTCGTGA
- a CDS encoding PDGLE domain-containing protein, with amino-acid sequence MNTQTPRRISTRTVVLVGALVSAVLAGLVSFYASSHPDGLEFVAEKLGFDSEAADSHTADSPLADYAVSGVADPRVSGGLAGLAGLVVVALVMGALVWLLRRGRSTSGERHDRDDAVR; translated from the coding sequence ATGAACACGCAGACGCCTCGTCGTATCTCCACCCGCACGGTGGTCCTGGTCGGTGCCTTGGTGTCGGCCGTGCTCGCCGGGCTGGTCTCCTTCTATGCCTCCAGTCACCCGGACGGCCTGGAATTCGTCGCCGAGAAGCTCGGCTTCGACTCCGAAGCGGCTGATTCGCACACCGCAGACTCTCCGCTGGCGGACTACGCCGTCTCCGGAGTGGCTGATCCGCGAGTGTCGGGAGGACTCGCGGGTCTGGCCGGCTTGGTGGTCGTCGCCTTGGTGATGGGCGCCCTGGTGTGGTTGCTGCGCCGCGGCCGCTCGACCTCCGGGGAGCGGCACGACCGCGACGACGCCGTGAGGTGA
- a CDS encoding energy-coupling factor ABC transporter permease, which translates to MHVPDGFLDAPTSVGTGVVAAAGVALALRGARRELSEAAAPLAGLVAVFVFAAQMLNFPVGAGTSGHLLGGALAAILVGPYTATLAITVVLLVQALLFADGGVTALGTNIVLMALVGVWGGWFIFRGVQAVLPKRRTMVPVAAAAAGLLSVPLAALTFAGLYAIGGTAPIAFDKLATAMVGWHLLIGIGEAIITTLAVSSVLAARPDLVFGARRYQDDKQLEIRTSEVTA; encoded by the coding sequence ATGCACGTTCCCGATGGATTTCTCGACGCCCCCACCTCGGTGGGCACGGGCGTCGTCGCCGCGGCCGGTGTTGCCCTCGCCCTGCGCGGCGCTCGCCGTGAGCTCAGCGAGGCCGCAGCGCCGCTCGCCGGGCTGGTCGCCGTCTTCGTGTTCGCCGCGCAGATGCTCAACTTCCCGGTGGGTGCCGGCACATCTGGTCACCTGCTCGGTGGTGCGCTCGCAGCCATCCTGGTGGGGCCCTACACCGCCACCCTTGCCATCACCGTCGTGCTGCTCGTCCAGGCGTTGCTCTTCGCCGACGGCGGCGTGACTGCCCTCGGCACCAACATCGTCCTCATGGCCCTGGTCGGGGTGTGGGGTGGCTGGTTCATCTTCCGCGGTGTGCAGGCAGTGCTTCCCAAGCGTCGGACGATGGTGCCGGTGGCCGCCGCGGCAGCCGGGCTGCTGAGTGTGCCCTTGGCTGCGCTCACCTTCGCCGGGCTGTACGCCATCGGCGGCACCGCCCCGATCGCGTTCGACAAGCTGGCCACCGCGATGGTCGGCTGGCACCTGCTGATCGGCATCGGTGAAGCAATCATCACCACGCTTGCGGTGTCGTCCGTGCTGGCCGCTCGCCCAGACCTGGTGTTCGGTGCCCGCCGATACCAGGACGACAAGCAACTGGAGATTCGCACCTCGGAGGTGACGGCATGA
- a CDS encoding ABC transporter ATP-binding protein, with product MSSIELKNIVKKYGDGFPAVNDVSLDIADGEFMILVGPSGCGKSTLLRMVVGLEDITTGDLLINGKRVNDLAPRDRNLSMVFQNYALYPHLTVGENIAFPLRLAKGQHSEQEIQQKVKDAANMLELNDHLERKPANLSGGQRQRVAMGRAIVRDADAFLFDEPLSNLDAKLRGQMRTEIARMQRRLGITTIYVTHDQTEAMTLGDRVAVLKKGVLQQCASPRELYEQPINLFVAGFIGSPPMNFLPARVDGDVLKLPFVDVPMDAQLAEKVRGKELVIVGLRPEYIKDASLGDNVQGVNFTANVDQTEWLGNEQYAYIPFEADSAVQHKLEELDRDLDGEGMRTQMIVNLDSRSRVLEGDDAELVFDPALMHVFDPESGANLTRNEEKAAEIARDSEAQRKAALERARAREAKASKAS from the coding sequence ATGTCAAGCATCGAGTTGAAGAACATCGTCAAGAAGTACGGCGATGGCTTCCCGGCCGTGAACGACGTGTCGTTGGACATCGCCGACGGCGAGTTCATGATCCTCGTCGGCCCCTCTGGTTGCGGTAAGTCGACCCTCCTTCGGATGGTCGTGGGTCTGGAGGACATCACGACAGGAGACCTGCTGATCAACGGCAAGCGGGTCAACGACCTCGCCCCGCGTGACCGCAACCTGTCGATGGTTTTCCAGAACTACGCCCTCTACCCGCACCTCACCGTGGGGGAGAACATCGCCTTCCCGCTGCGCCTGGCCAAGGGCCAGCACAGCGAGCAGGAGATCCAGCAGAAGGTGAAGGACGCCGCGAACATGCTGGAGCTCAACGACCACCTCGAGCGCAAGCCCGCCAACCTCTCCGGTGGTCAGCGCCAGCGTGTCGCGATGGGCCGTGCGATCGTCCGCGACGCCGACGCGTTCCTGTTCGACGAGCCGCTGTCGAACCTCGACGCCAAGCTTCGTGGTCAGATGCGCACCGAGATCGCGCGCATGCAGCGCCGTCTCGGCATCACCACCATCTACGTCACCCACGACCAGACCGAGGCCATGACCCTCGGCGACCGCGTGGCCGTGCTGAAGAAGGGTGTGCTGCAGCAGTGTGCTTCGCCGCGCGAGCTCTACGAACAGCCGATCAACCTGTTCGTCGCCGGATTCATCGGCTCGCCGCCGATGAACTTCCTGCCGGCACGCGTCGACGGCGATGTGCTGAAGCTGCCCTTCGTCGACGTCCCGATGGACGCTCAGCTCGCGGAGAAGGTGCGCGGCAAGGAGTTGGTCATCGTCGGTCTGCGGCCGGAGTACATCAAGGACGCCTCGCTCGGCGACAACGTCCAGGGTGTCAACTTCACCGCTAATGTCGACCAGACCGAATGGCTGGGCAACGAGCAGTACGCCTACATCCCGTTCGAGGCCGACTCCGCCGTGCAGCACAAGCTCGAGGAGCTCGACCGCGACCTCGACGGTGAAGGCATGCGCACCCAGATGATCGTCAACCTCGACTCCCGCTCGCGGGTGCTCGAGGGCGACGACGCGGAGCTGGTCTTCGATCCGGCGTTGATGCACGTCTTCGACCCCGAGTCGGGTGCCAACCTCACTCGCAACGAGGAGAAGGCCGCCGAGATCGCGCGCGACTCCGAGGCGCAGCGCAAGGCTGCTCTCGAGCGCGCCCGCGCTCGCGAGGCCAAGGCGTCCAAGGCTTCCTGA
- a CDS encoding carbohydrate ABC transporter permease, whose protein sequence is MFGIAIPVMLWTIIPILWIFATSLKSDAALADKSQNMFGNFWPKDPTFDNYKLIFTGGASDLFKPALWNSIIVCLIATLISVVLATFCAYAISRLDFPGKKLILTTALAVSFFPVIAMVTPLFNLWRQMGLFDTLPGLVIPYLALTLPLSIWTLSAFFQQIPWEMEQAAQVDGATSWQAFRKVIAPLAAPGVFTTAIIAFFTAWNDFVFAINLTSENARTVPAALAFFTGASQFTQPTGAICAAAVVVTIPVIILVLLFQRRIVSGLTSGAVKG, encoded by the coding sequence ATGTTCGGCATCGCCATCCCGGTGATGCTCTGGACGATCATCCCGATCCTGTGGATCTTCGCCACGTCCTTGAAATCGGATGCCGCACTGGCCGACAAGAGCCAGAACATGTTCGGCAACTTCTGGCCCAAGGACCCGACCTTCGACAACTACAAATTGATCTTCACCGGCGGCGCGAGCGACCTGTTCAAGCCGGCCCTGTGGAACTCGATCATCGTCTGTCTGATCGCCACGCTCATCAGTGTCGTGCTCGCCACGTTCTGTGCCTACGCGATCTCGCGCCTGGACTTCCCCGGTAAGAAGCTGATCCTGACCACGGCGCTCGCAGTGTCGTTCTTCCCGGTCATCGCCATGGTGACGCCGCTGTTCAACCTCTGGCGTCAGATGGGCCTGTTCGACACCCTTCCGGGTCTGGTCATCCCTTACCTCGCGCTCACGTTGCCGCTGTCCATCTGGACGCTGTCGGCCTTCTTCCAGCAGATCCCGTGGGAGATGGAGCAGGCGGCACAGGTCGACGGCGCGACCAGCTGGCAGGCCTTCCGCAAGGTCATCGCCCCGCTGGCTGCACCGGGTGTCTTCACCACCGCGATCATCGCGTTCTTCACCGCGTGGAACGACTTCGTGTTCGCGATCAACCTGACCTCGGAGAACGCACGCACGGTGCCGGCGGCCCTGGCCTTCTTCACCGGCGCGAGCCAGTTCACCCAGCCGACGGGCGCCATCTGTGCGGCCGCCGTCGTGGTCACCATTCCCGTCATCATCCTGGTGCTGCTCTTCCAGCGCCGGATCGTCTCGGGCCTCACCTCCGGTGCCGTCAAGGGCTGA
- a CDS encoding sugar ABC transporter permease, giving the protein MSTATQETRSAKADGAKKMSDRARGERNLGWKLAGPAFVVMVFVTMYPILYAVYLSLFNYRLTDPAGKKFVGLKNYMTALSDGLFWEAFTTTFIIVVITLVFELILGFGLAMLMNKVVIPRRTLRTIVLIPYAIITVVSAFAWLYAAKIDTGFFNHWLSTFTFGAFPEDYNWFGGRWSSIAIICISEIWKTTPFMSLLLLAGLAQVDSAQEEAAKVDGATWWQRLTKVILPNMKAALMVAVLFRTLDAVRIYDNPYVMTGGANKTTSLSMLVARETIDRVEIGMGSALAVILFIIVLIIAAIFVKGFKVDLAGGRN; this is encoded by the coding sequence GTGAGTACCGCAACGCAGGAGACCCGTTCGGCGAAGGCCGACGGCGCCAAGAAGATGTCCGACCGGGCCAGGGGCGAACGCAACCTCGGGTGGAAGCTGGCCGGCCCCGCCTTCGTGGTGATGGTCTTCGTCACGATGTACCCGATCCTCTACGCCGTCTACCTGTCGCTGTTCAACTACCGGTTGACCGACCCGGCGGGCAAGAAGTTCGTGGGCCTGAAGAACTACATGACTGCTCTGAGTGACGGGCTGTTCTGGGAGGCCTTCACCACCACGTTCATCATCGTGGTCATCACCCTGGTCTTCGAACTGATCCTCGGTTTCGGCCTGGCGATGCTCATGAACAAGGTCGTGATCCCGCGGCGCACGCTGCGCACGATCGTGCTGATTCCCTACGCGATCATCACGGTGGTGTCGGCGTTCGCGTGGCTGTACGCCGCCAAGATCGACACCGGCTTCTTCAACCACTGGCTGAGCACGTTCACCTTCGGGGCCTTCCCCGAGGACTACAACTGGTTCGGCGGACGCTGGAGCTCGATCGCGATCATCTGTATCTCGGAGATCTGGAAGACCACGCCGTTCATGTCGCTGCTGCTGCTGGCCGGCCTCGCCCAGGTCGACAGCGCACAGGAAGAGGCGGCCAAGGTCGACGGTGCCACCTGGTGGCAGCGCCTGACCAAGGTGATCCTGCCCAACATGAAGGCGGCCCTCATGGTGGCGGTTCTCTTCCGCACCCTGGACGCCGTCCGCATCTACGACAACCCGTACGTCATGACCGGCGGTGCGAACAAGACCACCAGCCTTTCGATGCTGGTCGCCCGGGAAACGATCGACCGCGTCGAGATCGGAATGGGTTCGGCGCTCGCAGTGATCCTGTTCATCATCGTGCTGATCATCGCGGCGATCTTCGTCAAGGGCTTCAAGGTCGATCTCGCTGGCGGAAGGAACTGA
- a CDS encoding extracellular solute-binding protein → MTSRSPHRRGAAFIAASALVASMGLAACSSGDSGGAPTLTWYINPDGGGSDPSPEKGGQAYLAAACTKEAAGKYKIKVEQLPNSASDQRTQLLRRLAAGDSSMSIMSIDPVFVPEFAEAGYLAPVPQAMEADFKNDRVQSAIDASTWKGKLVAVPFWANTQLLWYRKSVAQQAGLDMSKPVTWDQLIQAGQKSGKKIGVQAKLYEGYTVWINALVSGAGGKIVENPGATYENTKLGLDTDAGKKAAEVIKKVATSGVGGPAVGSSDETAALDLFKSANGGFLLNWPYVYAALSGEKVKWLDDVAAAVYPQTVAGKDSAPPFGGIQLAVGKKSAHPQLAYEAVKCITKPEHQAIYMAKTGNPASSKAVFDDAEVKKAFPNGIAALIRKSLDQAVPRPQTQYYGDVSTGLQMKFSPPNAVNEQTPATAQKFILSVLKGEALL, encoded by the coding sequence ATGACAAGCCGATCGCCACACCGGCGTGGCGCAGCGTTCATCGCAGCGTCCGCGCTCGTGGCAAGCATGGGGCTTGCTGCGTGTAGCAGTGGAGATTCCGGGGGCGCCCCAACCCTCACGTGGTACATCAACCCCGACGGTGGCGGTTCCGACCCGTCGCCGGAGAAGGGCGGCCAGGCTTATCTGGCGGCGGCCTGCACCAAGGAAGCCGCCGGCAAGTACAAGATCAAGGTCGAGCAGCTGCCCAACAGTGCGAGCGACCAGCGCACGCAGTTGCTGCGCCGCCTCGCCGCCGGCGACTCCTCGATGAGCATCATGAGCATCGACCCGGTCTTCGTCCCCGAGTTCGCCGAGGCCGGTTACCTCGCTCCGGTACCGCAGGCGATGGAAGCCGACTTCAAGAACGACCGCGTGCAGTCGGCCATCGACGCCTCGACGTGGAAGGGCAAGCTGGTCGCGGTTCCGTTCTGGGCCAACACCCAGCTGCTGTGGTATCGCAAGAGCGTGGCGCAGCAGGCCGGTCTCGACATGAGCAAGCCAGTCACCTGGGATCAACTGATCCAGGCCGGGCAGAAGAGCGGCAAGAAGATCGGTGTGCAGGCCAAGCTCTACGAGGGCTACACCGTGTGGATCAACGCACTGGTCTCCGGCGCGGGCGGCAAGATCGTGGAAAACCCCGGCGCCACGTACGAGAACACCAAGCTCGGTCTCGACACCGACGCCGGCAAGAAGGCGGCCGAGGTCATCAAGAAGGTGGCCACCTCCGGTGTCGGCGGTCCGGCCGTCGGGTCGTCCGACGAGACCGCTGCGCTCGACCTCTTCAAGTCGGCCAACGGTGGCTTCCTGCTCAACTGGCCCTACGTCTACGCGGCCCTCTCGGGGGAGAAGGTCAAGTGGCTCGACGACGTCGCTGCTGCTGTCTACCCGCAGACCGTGGCCGGCAAGGACTCCGCGCCGCCGTTCGGTGGCATTCAGCTGGCGGTCGGCAAGAAGTCGGCCCACCCGCAACTGGCCTACGAAGCGGTCAAGTGCATCACCAAGCCCGAGCACCAGGCCATCTACATGGCCAAGACCGGTAACCCAGCCAGCTCGAAGGCGGTGTTCGACGACGCCGAGGTGAAGAAGGCTTTCCCCAACGGCATCGCCGCTCTCATCCGTAAGTCGCTCGACCAGGCCGTGCCGCGTCCGCAGACGCAGTACTACGGCGACGTGTCGACCGGCCTACAGATGAAGTTCAGCCCGCCGAACGCTGTGAACGAGCAGACTCCGGCCACGGCGCAGAAGTTCATCCTGTCTGTCCTGAAGGGAGAGGCACTGCTGTGA
- the katG gene encoding catalase/peroxidase HPI — MTDLQETQPEDGVTVTSDETVGAQGSDGCPVMHGQPHPTQGDANQRWWPNRLNLKILAKNPAVANPLGDDFDYAAAFDVLDLAEVKADIAHVLTDSKDWWPADFGTYAPFMARMGWHSAGTYRVMDGRGGGGTGQQRFAPLDSWPDNVSLDKARRLLWPVKKKYGKSLSWADLMILAGNVALESMGFKTLGFAGGRVDAWEPDDDVYWGPETTWLGDERYTGDRDLESPLAAVQMGLTYVNPEGPNGNPDPAASAVDIRETFARMAMDDEETLALIAGGHTFGKTHGAADPDKYVGPDPQAAPPEQQGLGWKNSYGTGVGDDTITSGLEVTWTYHPTRWDNEFFHILYAYEWELMESPAGAKQWRPKNGGGDDMVPLAHGEGRREPRILTSDIALRVDPAYDKIARKFKDDQDAFADAFAKAWFKLTHRDMGPVSRYRGPEVPSETFTWQDQVPAVDHELVDASDIAQLKQKIADSGLTVSELASTAFASAGSYRGSDKRGGANGARVRLEPMRSWEVNNPQQLSKVLGTLEQIAGDFNQGDKKISVADLIVLAGGVGVEQAAKAAGVDVEVPFTPGRTDATQEMTDAESVAYLEPKADGFRNYERGDNRLPAEYLLIDRANLLGLSAPQMTVLLGGLRVLGANSGGSQAGVLTDRPGVLTNDFFVNLLDLDTVWEADGDGYRTTNNAKGAQWTGSRADLVFSASSELRAVAEVYAFDDAGEKFVHDPVQAWVKVMENDRFDLARK, encoded by the coding sequence ATGACCGACCTCCAGGAAACGCAGCCGGAAGACGGAGTCACCGTCACCAGCGACGAGACCGTTGGTGCCCAAGGATCCGACGGCTGCCCGGTGATGCACGGCCAGCCGCACCCCACCCAAGGTGACGCCAACCAGCGGTGGTGGCCCAACCGGCTCAACCTGAAGATCCTGGCCAAGAACCCCGCAGTCGCCAACCCGCTCGGCGACGACTTCGACTACGCCGCGGCCTTCGACGTGCTCGACCTCGCCGAGGTCAAGGCCGACATCGCGCACGTCCTCACCGACTCCAAGGACTGGTGGCCGGCCGACTTCGGCACCTACGCCCCGTTCATGGCCCGCATGGGCTGGCACTCCGCCGGCACCTATCGCGTGATGGACGGCCGCGGCGGTGGCGGCACCGGTCAGCAGCGCTTCGCTCCGCTGGACAGCTGGCCCGACAACGTCAGCCTCGACAAGGCCCGTCGTCTGCTCTGGCCGGTCAAGAAGAAGTACGGCAAGTCACTGTCGTGGGCCGACCTGATGATCCTCGCGGGCAATGTCGCGCTGGAGTCGATGGGCTTCAAGACGCTCGGCTTCGCCGGCGGTCGCGTCGATGCGTGGGAGCCGGACGACGACGTCTACTGGGGTCCGGAGACCACCTGGCTGGGCGATGAGCGCTACACCGGCGACCGCGACCTGGAGAGCCCGCTCGCGGCCGTCCAGATGGGTCTGACCTACGTCAACCCAGAGGGCCCGAACGGCAACCCCGACCCAGCGGCGTCCGCCGTCGACATCCGCGAGACCTTCGCCCGGATGGCGATGGACGACGAGGAGACGCTGGCATTGATCGCCGGCGGCCACACCTTCGGCAAGACGCACGGCGCGGCCGACCCCGACAAGTACGTCGGTCCCGACCCGCAGGCTGCTCCGCCGGAGCAGCAGGGCCTGGGTTGGAAGAACAGCTACGGCACCGGTGTCGGCGACGACACCATCACCAGTGGCCTGGAGGTCACCTGGACCTACCACCCCACCCGCTGGGACAACGAGTTCTTCCACATCCTGTACGCCTACGAGTGGGAGCTCATGGAGAGCCCCGCGGGCGCCAAGCAGTGGCGGCCCAAGAACGGCGGCGGCGACGACATGGTGCCGCTCGCGCACGGCGAGGGCCGGCGTGAGCCCCGCATACTGACCAGCGACATCGCGCTGCGGGTCGACCCGGCGTACGACAAGATCGCCCGCAAGTTCAAGGACGATCAGGACGCGTTCGCCGACGCCTTCGCCAAGGCGTGGTTCAAGCTCACCCACCGCGACATGGGTCCGGTCAGCCGTTACCGCGGCCCGGAGGTGCCGTCGGAGACCTTCACCTGGCAGGACCAGGTGCCGGCGGTCGACCACGAACTGGTCGACGCGTCCGACATCGCGCAGTTGAAGCAGAAGATCGCCGACAGCGGCCTGACTGTCTCCGAACTGGCGTCGACCGCGTTCGCCTCGGCCGGCTCCTACCGGGGCAGTGACAAGCGCGGCGGCGCCAACGGTGCCCGCGTGCGCCTCGAGCCGATGCGCTCGTGGGAGGTCAACAACCCACAGCAGTTGTCGAAGGTGCTCGGCACCCTCGAGCAGATCGCCGGTGATTTTAACCAGGGTGACAAGAAGATCTCTGTCGCCGACCTCATCGTGCTCGCAGGCGGCGTGGGTGTCGAGCAGGCAGCCAAGGCGGCCGGTGTCGACGTCGAGGTGCCCTTCACCCCGGGTCGCACCGACGCCACTCAGGAAATGACCGATGCCGAGTCGGTCGCCTACCTGGAGCCGAAGGCCGACGGCTTCCGCAACTACGAGCGCGGTGACAACAGGCTCCCCGCGGAGTACCTCCTCATCGACCGCGCGAACTTGCTCGGCCTCAGCGCGCCGCAGATGACGGTGCTGCTGGGTGGTCTGCGGGTGCTTGGCGCCAACAGTGGCGGCTCGCAGGCCGGCGTGCTCACCGACCGTCCGGGTGTGTTGACGAACGACTTCTTCGTCAACCTGCTCGACCTCGACACGGTGTGGGAGGCGGACGGTGACGGTTACCGCACTACCAACAACGCCAAGGGTGCGCAGTGGACCGGCAGCCGCGCCGACCTCGTCTTCAGCGCCAGCTCCGAACTGCGCGCCGTCGCTGAGGTCTACGCCTTCGACGACGCCGGCGAGAAGTTCGTGCACGACCCCGTGCAGGCGTGGGTGAAGGTCATGGAGAACGACCGGTTCGATCTCGCGCGCAAGTGA